GACGCAGCAAAACACCTTCAGCTCTAGCTACATTGCTGCAACCATGAAGAGTACGATATTCTTTGTCTTCATCTGTGCAGCTGTTGACGGTTCAGGAAAACACCATTCTTTTCCTCATAAAATGACATGGTTTGAGGCTCAGGCTTACTGTAGAGAGCATCACACTGATCTGTCCTTTGTTAGTagcgagagagagcaagaaatgCTCCAAACTGCTGCAGGTGGAAGATTCAGGGTTGGATGGATCGGTCTCCACCAAGATGCCGTCAAGCGCTCTGTCTGGAAGTGGTCAGGAGGTGGAGACAGCACATACTTTAACTGGGCTCCTGACCAACCAGATGACTTCAAGGGAATTGAGAATGTTGTAATTCTTAAATCTGATGGAAAATGGAACGATAGGAGACCATCAATTTTGCTGCCTTTTTACTGCTTCAGTTTAACCGCAGTGGAGGTGAAGAAGACCTGGGAGGGGGCTCTGGAGTACTGCAGAGAGACTCACACTGACCTCACCACCCTGCAGTCTGACACCGAGCAGCTCCTGACTCTGAGCGAGATCCAGCACAAGCGCATCACTGACAGGGTTTGGATTGGCTTGCGTTTTCTTGGAGACCACTGGTTGTGGGTGAACGGTGACCCAATGGTGTACGAGAACTGGCGCAAAGGAGATCAGGAGCACCAGTGTCCTCTCAGGAAACGCTGCGGGGCTCTAACCAAAGAGGGACACTGGGAGAACTGGGACTGTGGGGAAGAACTCCACTTCATCTGCTACTGAGAGATTCAGCATTTCATATTGGGTAATACAGCTCTAACTGTATGATTTCTACATCGAATAGAAATGTCTagcagagaaagatgtttttttttcttctcttaaagATTATTGTGAAACTTAATCTAAACTCATTTTGCTGTTATAAAGAAACATTATGATGCTTTTATAATTCCTTT
This window of the Labrus mixtus chromosome 2, fLabMix1.1, whole genome shotgun sequence genome carries:
- the LOC132954918 gene encoding macrophage mannose receptor 1-like, with amino-acid sequence MKSTIFFVFICAAVDGSGKHHSFPHKMTWFEAQAYCREHHTDLSFVSSEREQEMLQTAAGGRFRVGWIGLHQDAVKRSVWKWSGGGDSTYFNWAPDQPDDFKGIENVVILKSDGKWNDRRPSILLPFYCFSLTAVEVKKTWEGALEYCRETHTDLTTLQSDTEQLLTLSEIQHKRITDRVWIGLRFLGDHWLWVNGDPMVYENWRKGDQEHQCPLRKRCGALTKEGHWENWDCGEELHFICY